One window of the Verrucomicrobiota bacterium genome contains the following:
- a CDS encoding S9 family peptidase, giving the protein MKSTEALDWSRDSHLWLEEVAGAKPLAWARERNRATLAALAGDDAFRLLKDRLKSIYDSKEKIPQVVKRREHLYNFWKDERHVRGLWRRTTLEEYRRSDPAWETVLDLDRAAAEEKENWVWHGAQFLEPGLDRCLISLSRGGADASVVREFDVHAKQWVEKGFTLPEAKSQVAWRDRDALYVATDFGPGSLTDSGYPRVIKLWNRGTPLSAAATVFEGKKEDVGVGPGVSHDRGRVHEIIERSPTFFSSETWIRRGERWVRVEKPPDASASTFGDWLLLTLRSDWKQGSNTFQRGSLIAAKLDDWLEGQGVWVPLFMPTDTTSLAGVDGTRHYLILNILDNVRNRLDALRPGTGTGEWTRVALSGETGFATVSAWGFDSREDDRFWMTSSSFLQPSTLSLGRVGEGQPEKLKSMPAFFDPGGLQIQQGFATSRDGTRVPYFLISRDGLSPRGEHPVVLEGYGGFEIPLLSEYDATAGAAWLERGGVYAVANIRGGGEFGPRWHQAALQRHRQRAYDDFIAVAEDLVRRKITSPARLGIIGGSNGGLLMGNMLVQRPELFGAIVCQVPLLDMRRYHQLLAGASWMEEFGNPDQPGDWEFLQQYSPYHQVRPGVKYPPVLFTTSTRDDRVHPGHARKMVARMIELGHAPLYYENIEGGHGGAANNEQRAMMNALAYRFFSKRLGLP; this is encoded by the coding sequence ATGAAGTCGACAGAAGCGCTTGATTGGTCCCGCGATTCGCACCTTTGGCTCGAGGAGGTGGCCGGCGCGAAACCTCTGGCCTGGGCGAGGGAGCGGAATCGGGCGACCCTGGCGGCCCTGGCCGGGGACGATGCCTTCCGTCTTCTGAAGGATCGGCTCAAGTCGATTTACGACTCGAAGGAGAAAATTCCCCAAGTCGTCAAACGCCGGGAACATCTCTACAACTTTTGGAAAGATGAACGTCATGTGCGAGGACTCTGGCGCCGGACCACGCTGGAGGAGTATCGCCGTTCGGACCCGGCCTGGGAAACCGTGCTCGACCTGGATCGGGCAGCCGCCGAGGAAAAGGAGAATTGGGTCTGGCACGGGGCACAGTTTCTGGAACCCGGGCTGGATCGGTGTTTGATTTCGCTCTCGCGCGGGGGTGCCGACGCCTCGGTCGTGCGGGAGTTCGATGTCCATGCCAAGCAATGGGTCGAGAAGGGTTTCACGCTGCCGGAGGCCAAGTCCCAGGTGGCCTGGCGGGATCGCGACGCCTTGTATGTGGCCACTGATTTCGGCCCCGGGTCTTTGACCGACTCGGGTTACCCGAGGGTCATCAAGCTTTGGAATCGCGGCACCCCTTTGTCCGCGGCCGCAACGGTGTTCGAAGGCAAGAAGGAGGATGTGGGGGTGGGGCCAGGCGTGTCTCACGATCGCGGACGCGTCCATGAGATCATCGAGCGTTCTCCGACATTTTTCAGTTCCGAGACCTGGATCCGGCGTGGCGAGCGCTGGGTGCGTGTGGAAAAGCCCCCGGATGCCTCGGCCAGCACCTTCGGAGATTGGCTGTTGCTGACTCTGCGCTCGGATTGGAAGCAAGGCTCCAATACCTTTCAGCGCGGCTCCCTCATCGCCGCGAAACTGGACGATTGGCTGGAGGGTCAAGGGGTTTGGGTTCCGCTTTTCATGCCCACCGATACCACGTCCCTGGCTGGAGTGGACGGCACGAGGCACTATTTGATTCTGAACATTCTCGACAACGTCCGCAACCGGCTCGATGCCTTGAGGCCCGGGACGGGGACGGGCGAGTGGACGCGCGTGGCGTTGAGCGGAGAAACGGGATTTGCCACGGTGAGCGCTTGGGGCTTCGACTCGCGCGAGGACGATCGATTCTGGATGACTTCCTCCAGTTTTCTCCAGCCCTCAACGCTTTCCCTGGGCCGGGTCGGTGAAGGACAGCCTGAGAAATTGAAATCGATGCCAGCGTTCTTCGATCCCGGTGGGTTGCAGATCCAGCAAGGTTTTGCCACTTCGCGGGACGGCACCCGTGTGCCCTACTTTTTGATCAGCCGGGACGGCCTTTCGCCTCGCGGCGAACATCCCGTGGTGCTCGAAGGCTACGGAGGATTTGAGATCCCGCTGTTGTCGGAGTATGACGCCACCGCGGGCGCGGCCTGGCTGGAGCGCGGAGGCGTTTATGCCGTGGCCAATATCCGGGGCGGCGGAGAGTTTGGGCCGAGATGGCACCAAGCCGCGCTGCAACGTCATCGCCAGCGGGCCTACGATGATTTCATCGCCGTGGCGGAGGACTTGGTGCGGCGCAAGATCACGTCCCCGGCGCGCCTGGGCATCATCGGCGGTTCCAACGGAGGCTTGTTGATGGGGAACATGCTGGTGCAGCGGCCCGAGTTGTTCGGTGCCATTGTCTGCCAGGTGCCCCTGTTGGACATGCGCCGCTACCACCAACTCCTGGCTGGGGCGAGCTGGATGGAGGAATTCGGAAATCCGGACCAGCCTGGGGATTGGGAATTTCTCCAGCAATATTCCCCGTATCACCAAGTCCGGCCCGGCGTGAAATATCCGCCGGTCTTGTTCACCACCTCCACCCGCGACGATCGCGTGCATCCCGGTCACGCTCGCAAGATGGTCGCGCGCATGATCGAGTTGGGCCACGCTCCCCTGTATTACGAGAATATTGAAGGAGGCCACGGCGGCGCGGCGAACAACGAACAAAGGGCGATGATGAACGCCCTGGCGTATCGGTTCTTTTCGAAGCGCCTCGGCCTGCCTTGA
- a CDS encoding class I SAM-dependent methyltransferase, whose product MEPKSHTPKPGEKDSFIISRNSQGLELRGSVLRMSRYLVVFEVYNPYSLLQLSEVLAELQIFINDRLAYHGRAVVSNLVNTGIMLVCEAAIDEGWIDVDLFSPRQLQERLAQEFGEFLDEWDRFQRILPAFKLAVADMQLLLLDLRRWLGQLEFGIRSEPVADRRQLELDVVQRIEPRVVPLVMSWFDRFDRIAESVQTAALPAHRAYARRLLHPLILCAPFVYRTYHKPLGYAGDYEMVNMILRPPYEGGSLFAQLVNVCFLKNPPAEAHRNRIAWLQVLLREETSKRARAGRRTRILNLGCGPAWELQRFLQECPECRHADIVLLDFNEETLRHAGSVLSGIADEAGLPLSLKLELRSVHQILKDSVHRKPFDPRGGFDVIYCAGLCDYISDRVCKRLMNQFYEWLAPEGVLVATNVDACKPFRRSMEILLEWHLNYRTPDELAALAPDASPHACRRLQAEETGVNLLLEVRRAADE is encoded by the coding sequence ATGGAACCTAAGTCTCACACGCCCAAGCCGGGCGAAAAAGATAGTTTCATCATCAGCCGCAACAGCCAGGGGCTGGAATTGCGGGGCAGTGTGCTGCGCATGTCCCGCTACCTCGTTGTATTCGAAGTCTATAATCCTTACAGTTTGCTTCAGCTTTCCGAAGTTCTGGCCGAGTTGCAGATCTTCATCAACGACCGGCTCGCCTATCACGGGCGGGCGGTCGTGAGCAACCTGGTCAACACCGGGATCATGCTCGTTTGCGAGGCCGCGATTGACGAGGGATGGATCGACGTCGATCTGTTCTCCCCGCGTCAGCTGCAGGAACGGCTGGCGCAAGAATTCGGAGAGTTTCTCGATGAATGGGACCGGTTTCAACGGATTTTGCCGGCGTTCAAGCTGGCCGTCGCCGACATGCAGTTGTTGCTGCTGGACCTGCGCCGGTGGCTGGGCCAGCTCGAATTCGGCATTCGGTCCGAGCCGGTGGCGGACCGCCGGCAGCTTGAACTCGATGTGGTGCAGCGCATCGAGCCCAGGGTCGTCCCTCTGGTCATGAGCTGGTTCGATCGGTTTGACCGCATTGCCGAGTCGGTGCAGACCGCCGCCTTGCCCGCTCACCGGGCTTACGCGCGGCGGTTGCTGCATCCGTTGATCTTGTGCGCGCCGTTCGTGTATCGCACGTATCACAAGCCGCTGGGCTACGCGGGCGATTACGAGATGGTCAATATGATCCTCCGTCCGCCGTATGAAGGAGGATCGCTGTTTGCGCAGCTGGTCAACGTCTGTTTCCTGAAAAATCCGCCCGCGGAAGCTCACCGCAACCGCATCGCCTGGCTGCAGGTCTTGTTGCGGGAGGAAACTTCGAAGCGGGCCCGGGCGGGACGGCGCACCCGGATTCTCAATCTCGGCTGCGGTCCCGCGTGGGAGTTGCAGCGTTTTCTCCAGGAATGTCCCGAGTGCCGGCACGCCGATATCGTGCTGCTCGATTTTAACGAGGAAACGTTGCGCCATGCCGGGAGCGTCCTTTCGGGCATCGCAGACGAGGCCGGACTCCCGCTCTCGCTGAAACTCGAATTGCGATCCGTCCATCAGATCTTGAAGGATTCCGTGCATCGGAAGCCCTTCGATCCGCGCGGGGGTTTCGACGTCATTTACTGCGCCGGCCTTTGCGATTACATTTCGGATCGGGTTTGCAAAAGGCTGATGAACCAATTCTACGAGTGGCTCGCACCCGAAGGCGTGCTGGTGGCGACCAATGTGGACGCGTGCAAACCCTTCCGCCGGTCCATGGAGATCCTGCTGGAATGGCACTTGAACTACCGGACCCCGGACGAATTGGCCGCTCTGGCGCCCGACGCTTCGCCCCATGCGTGCCGCCGGTTGCAGGCGGAAGAGACGGGAGTGAACCTGCTGCTGGAAGTGCGGAGGGCTGCCGATGAATGA
- a CDS encoding RluA family pseudouridine synthase, with product MIRENSLMTSAPIRPDPRLHILFESADLLVVRKPAGLACHPTKTDAWSSLAGRLRLHLGGEAPVRLVHRLDRETSGVVIAAKTRDTARALGQTFEAGKVSKRYWALVHGHPRQPLGFIEAPLGPDPLSLVAIKDCVRPDGQPAATAWRELQRWSNGDHLFSWLEVEPRTGRKHQIRIHLASIGHPIVGDKLYGLDERHYLDFVNHALTPTQCEKLMLPHHALHARSLSFAWAGREFVFEVEPEFWFMQFIRAVS from the coding sequence ATGATACGCGAAAACTCCCTCATGACAAGCGCCCCGATCCGCCCGGACCCGCGGCTCCATATTCTCTTCGAGTCAGCCGACCTCCTCGTCGTCCGCAAACCCGCCGGACTCGCCTGTCATCCCACCAAAACGGACGCTTGGTCCAGCCTGGCCGGACGCCTCCGACTTCACCTTGGCGGCGAAGCACCCGTTCGACTCGTCCACCGGCTCGACCGGGAAACGAGCGGTGTGGTGATTGCCGCAAAAACCAGGGACACGGCCCGCGCGCTCGGACAAACCTTCGAAGCAGGGAAAGTCTCAAAACGATACTGGGCCCTGGTCCATGGCCATCCCCGCCAGCCTCTGGGATTCATCGAGGCTCCTTTGGGACCCGACCCGCTGAGCCTCGTGGCCATCAAGGACTGTGTGCGTCCTGACGGGCAACCGGCGGCCACCGCCTGGCGCGAACTCCAGCGCTGGTCCAACGGGGACCATCTTTTCTCCTGGCTCGAAGTCGAGCCCCGCACGGGCCGCAAGCATCAAATCCGAATCCACCTTGCCTCCATCGGACATCCCATCGTGGGAGACAAGTTATACGGACTCGACGAACGTCACTACCTGGACTTCGTGAACCATGCGCTGACTCCGACCCAATGCGAAAAACTGATGCTGCCGCATCATGCCCTTCACGCTCGAAGCCTTTCCTTTGCCTGGGCCGGGCGCGAGTTCGTGTTCGAGGTCGAGCCCGAATTCTGGTTCATGCAATTTATCCGTGCCGTGTCCTGA
- the der gene encoding ribosome biogenesis GTPase Der codes for MPDVIAIVGRPNVGKSALFNRIAGRRIAIVHDQPGVTRDRVSAEVEWHGRPFTLIDTGGIGLARGERSSDALAAAAVDQVQLAIDSAQLILFVVNAQEGLTPLDEEVARRLRASGQTTLLVANKVDHDGVIDQTADFASLGFERTHPVSAIHGLGIVALMEAAFARMPAPAEGAPDPATEEPTRDRPLRLALVGRPNVGKSSIINALTRSNRVIVSPVPGTTRDAIDVPFTVHTEGRVERYILTDTAGIRKNLHAQDTVEFFSAQRSEHAIERCDIAVLVLDAEAGILEQDKRIAGKIVEHHRACVVVVNKWDLASEAVAQAREKAEAFKEKKNRASRQILTTLGEYGEWVQDTLFFIDYAPVIFASAQTTFNLDRLLEAIRYVADQLRQKVPTAILNRTLNDAIERRQPVSASGHRLRFYYATQVRQAPPTFLLFVNRQELFSPAYAKYLSTALRQAFGYEGCPLVLAPKARPKTIETIRSRRSAPSPNLPRSESTRRRSPGQSRSPGSRGKRQR; via the coding sequence ATGCCGGATGTCATCGCCATTGTGGGCAGGCCCAATGTGGGCAAGTCCGCCCTCTTCAACCGCATCGCCGGACGACGCATCGCCATCGTCCACGACCAACCCGGCGTGACCCGCGATCGCGTCTCCGCCGAAGTCGAATGGCACGGGCGCCCCTTTACCCTCATCGACACCGGAGGCATCGGACTGGCTCGAGGAGAGCGCTCCTCCGATGCGCTCGCTGCGGCCGCCGTGGACCAAGTTCAACTGGCCATCGATTCGGCACAACTCATTCTGTTCGTGGTGAACGCCCAGGAGGGCTTGACTCCTCTCGACGAGGAAGTTGCCCGCCGCCTGCGCGCCTCCGGTCAAACCACCCTGCTCGTCGCCAACAAAGTCGATCATGATGGCGTGATCGATCAAACCGCCGACTTTGCCTCGCTGGGTTTTGAGCGGACCCATCCCGTTTCAGCGATCCATGGCTTGGGCATCGTGGCTCTGATGGAAGCCGCGTTTGCCCGGATGCCCGCCCCGGCCGAAGGCGCCCCGGATCCGGCCACGGAGGAGCCCACGCGGGACCGGCCGCTGCGCCTGGCACTCGTGGGGCGGCCCAACGTCGGCAAGTCTTCGATCATCAACGCCCTCACCCGCTCCAATCGCGTCATCGTCAGCCCCGTCCCGGGCACCACTCGAGATGCCATCGATGTTCCCTTCACCGTGCATACCGAAGGCCGCGTGGAACGATACATTCTCACCGACACCGCGGGCATTCGAAAGAACCTCCACGCCCAGGACACCGTGGAATTCTTCAGCGCGCAACGCAGCGAGCACGCCATCGAACGTTGCGACATCGCCGTGCTCGTGCTCGATGCGGAAGCGGGAATCCTGGAACAAGACAAACGCATCGCCGGGAAAATCGTGGAGCACCATCGCGCGTGCGTCGTCGTCGTCAACAAATGGGATCTCGCCTCCGAGGCGGTCGCCCAAGCCCGCGAGAAAGCCGAAGCCTTCAAAGAAAAGAAGAACCGCGCCTCCCGCCAGATCCTCACCACGCTCGGCGAGTACGGCGAATGGGTGCAAGACACGCTGTTTTTTATCGATTACGCCCCCGTCATCTTTGCCTCCGCCCAGACCACCTTCAATCTGGACCGCCTTTTGGAAGCGATCCGCTACGTGGCGGACCAACTCCGGCAAAAGGTTCCCACCGCCATCTTGAATCGAACCCTCAACGATGCCATCGAACGCCGCCAACCGGTGAGCGCCTCGGGCCATCGCTTAAGATTCTATTATGCCACCCAGGTTCGCCAGGCGCCGCCCACATTCCTGCTCTTCGTCAATCGCCAGGAACTGTTCTCCCCTGCTTACGCAAAGTATCTCTCGACCGCCCTGCGCCAGGCTTTCGGCTACGAAGGTTGCCCCCTGGTGCTTGCCCCCAAGGCACGGCCGAAAACGATCGAAACCATCCGCTCCCGCCGGTCCGCACCCTCCCCGAACCTCCCTCGATCGGAATCCACACGCCGTCGATCTCCCGGCCAATCCCGCTCGCCAGGATCCCGCGGCAAGCGTCAACGGTGA
- a CDS encoding RNA polymerase sigma factor gives MTESQSFEAFMKAYQDMVFSTAVRLLGNEAEAQDVAQEVFLKAHERFAELSASPTAGGWLRTVARNLSLNHLSRYRARWRFFSEMEPSKEEGENPVLVAGEENVALEVESLDRREWVERCLARLPAAQRVPLVLYHFEDMSYEEIAAQLKVSLPKVKTDIFRAREALRRVLRVAIEADEAALHSKGSSGMATQPVKWSPLGGPRLSPDWG, from the coding sequence ATGACAGAATCGCAATCATTCGAGGCGTTCATGAAGGCCTACCAGGACATGGTTTTCTCCACCGCCGTCCGGCTGCTGGGAAATGAGGCGGAAGCCCAGGACGTCGCCCAGGAAGTCTTCCTCAAGGCGCACGAGCGATTCGCGGAACTCTCAGCGAGCCCCACCGCCGGCGGATGGCTGCGCACGGTGGCTCGCAACCTTTCCCTGAACCATCTCAGCCGCTATCGCGCGCGCTGGCGTTTTTTCTCCGAGATGGAACCGTCCAAGGAGGAGGGTGAAAACCCTGTCCTGGTCGCGGGGGAAGAAAACGTGGCATTGGAAGTGGAGTCCTTGGATCGGCGTGAATGGGTGGAGCGTTGCCTGGCGCGATTGCCCGCCGCGCAGCGGGTGCCCCTGGTGCTCTACCACTTCGAGGACATGAGCTATGAGGAAATCGCCGCGCAGCTCAAGGTGTCGTTGCCCAAGGTGAAGACCGACATCTTCCGCGCGAGGGAAGCGCTTCGCCGCGTGTTGCGCGTGGCCATCGAGGCGGACGAGGCGGCGCTGCATTCCAAAGGCTCTTCCGGCATGGCCACCCAACCCGTCAAATGGTCTCCGCTGGGCGGACCTCGACTTTCCCCGGATTGGGGATGA
- a CDS encoding aminotransferase class V-fold PLP-dependent enzyme encodes MSAMTSSRAKPRLASKVHHSRRSFMGRLALGAAATAAVQAADAALRTGLAELESELQSLAAGRDYWRRLRREFDFHPGLIHLNCATIGACPRLVLDTVTTWLRHVEGDPVQYAFGAPGDAGERAAEFLGATRDELLLTRNTTEGMNAIAMALRLQPGDEVLTTNHEHPSGSNGWMFLARHYGIKPVFVEIPAPARTAREILDLIAAKLTDRTRVCSFSHVETLTGLVMPLADIAKLTRPRGILLVCDGAQAPGMLAIDVKKLDVDTYASSSHKWMLAPKGSGLLYVRKEAQPRLPLPTGFGQPFYSASGGTQNVAGILGHAAAMAFHQVLGRKRVEARCRELSGYLRKQVGAIGGVRLLSPADDSLSAPGISTFAFERVKSADLAAKLYQNHHIQTRVVPPTYGGISTGQGRLQDYNALRISTHIFNDESEIDRLAKALEKEMAAP; translated from the coding sequence ATGTCGGCGATGACTTCCTCCCGCGCCAAGCCGCGCCTCGCTTCGAAAGTTCACCATTCCCGGCGCTCGTTCATGGGCCGGCTGGCACTGGGTGCCGCGGCCACCGCGGCCGTTCAAGCAGCGGACGCCGCCCTGCGGACAGGTCTGGCGGAGTTGGAATCGGAACTGCAAAGCTTGGCAGCGGGCCGAGACTACTGGCGCCGTCTTCGGCGCGAATTCGATTTTCATCCCGGACTGATCCATCTGAACTGCGCCACCATCGGGGCCTGTCCGCGCCTGGTCCTGGACACGGTGACCACGTGGTTGCGCCATGTGGAAGGGGATCCGGTGCAATACGCCTTCGGCGCCCCCGGCGATGCGGGAGAGCGAGCCGCCGAATTCCTCGGCGCCACGCGCGACGAACTTCTGCTCACTCGAAACACCACCGAAGGCATGAACGCCATCGCCATGGCCCTGCGGTTGCAACCCGGCGACGAAGTGCTCACCACGAATCACGAGCACCCGAGCGGCTCGAATGGCTGGATGTTCCTCGCCCGCCATTACGGAATCAAACCGGTCTTCGTCGAAATCCCCGCGCCCGCGCGAACCGCCCGTGAAATCCTCGATCTCATCGCCGCCAAACTCACTGACCGCACCCGCGTCTGCAGCTTCAGCCATGTGGAAACGCTCACCGGCCTGGTGATGCCGCTGGCCGATATCGCCAAACTCACCCGGCCCCGCGGCATCCTCCTCGTCTGCGACGGAGCTCAGGCTCCCGGCATGCTGGCCATCGATGTGAAGAAACTGGACGTGGACACCTACGCTTCCAGCAGCCACAAGTGGATGCTGGCCCCCAAAGGCAGCGGCCTGCTTTATGTCCGGAAGGAGGCCCAGCCCCGCCTGCCTCTCCCGACCGGTTTCGGCCAGCCTTTTTATTCCGCGTCGGGAGGCACACAGAATGTGGCCGGCATTCTCGGACACGCCGCCGCGATGGCGTTTCATCAAGTGCTCGGCCGCAAACGCGTGGAAGCTCGCTGCCGCGAACTGAGCGGGTACCTTCGAAAGCAAGTCGGCGCCATCGGCGGAGTTCGCCTGCTGTCCCCCGCCGACGATTCACTCTCCGCCCCCGGCATCTCGACCTTCGCCTTCGAACGCGTAAAATCGGCAGACCTCGCGGCCAAACTCTATCAAAACCATCACATTCAAACGCGCGTGGTGCCGCCCACCTACGGGGGGATTTCCACCGGACAAGGCCGGCTTCAGGATTACAACGCCCTCCGCATCTCAACCCATATCTTCAACGACGAATCCGAGATCGACCGGCTGGCGAAGGCGCTGGAAAAGGAGATGGCCGCCCCTTGA
- a CDS encoding response regulator, with translation MTPQPYDYKRFAILYVDDEELSLNAFRRLMEGTFRVFTAPNAEEGFSLFEQHRSELGLIITDQRMPGEKGVQLLERTRRLEPRILRILATAYSDLDAAIEAVNTGAIYKYITKPWDPPILETTVKRALEFFLVQRERDQLLREKLSSLHNLMITDRVIALGVLAAGLGHYVRNSLVAVQTFIELAPSKLKEENVDLDQLRQPTFWCDFYGHVQIQVRRIGALLSGLETAAAKPEFRFEDVIETGALVQRGLDATASELAARQVRVTVRTQPGLPPMKVDMFRIQRLFELILRDESFTLPEGSEVRIDTSLERGEGDSAYFRFEILDNGLGLPRESLRAVFDPFFVRNQDPQGFGLNLMTAYFIVYHHGGTIQIEDIEPRGTRFVIRIPVSPQAPWSQNEESEFLARVLMNDNLWDRILRAA, from the coding sequence ATGACGCCTCAACCCTACGATTACAAACGCTTCGCCATCCTCTACGTGGACGATGAGGAGCTCTCCCTGAATGCCTTTCGTCGCCTGATGGAGGGCACCTTTCGGGTGTTCACCGCGCCCAATGCCGAGGAAGGCTTCAGCCTGTTCGAGCAACACCGGTCGGAATTGGGCCTGATCATCACGGACCAGCGCATGCCGGGTGAGAAGGGAGTGCAGTTGCTGGAGAGAACCCGTCGATTGGAACCCCGCATTCTGCGCATCCTGGCCACCGCCTACTCGGACCTCGACGCCGCCATCGAAGCCGTCAACACCGGCGCCATCTACAAGTACATCACCAAGCCCTGGGATCCTCCCATTTTGGAAACCACCGTCAAACGCGCTCTCGAGTTCTTCCTCGTGCAGCGCGAACGCGACCAATTGCTGAGGGAGAAACTCTCGAGCCTGCACAACCTGATGATCACGGACCGGGTCATCGCGCTCGGGGTTCTGGCGGCGGGTCTCGGGCATTACGTCCGTAATTCACTCGTCGCGGTGCAGACGTTCATCGAGCTCGCTCCCTCCAAGCTCAAGGAAGAAAACGTGGACTTGGATCAACTCCGGCAGCCGACATTTTGGTGCGATTTTTACGGTCATGTTCAAATTCAAGTGCGGCGCATCGGCGCCCTGCTCAGCGGTCTCGAAACCGCGGCGGCCAAACCCGAGTTCCGTTTTGAGGACGTCATCGAAACCGGCGCCCTCGTGCAGCGCGGGCTTGACGCCACCGCCTCGGAGCTGGCCGCCCGCCAGGTGCGGGTGACGGTTCGCACCCAGCCCGGGCTTCCCCCCATGAAGGTGGACATGTTCCGCATCCAACGGTTGTTCGAGCTCATCCTCCGGGATGAATCGTTCACTCTGCCGGAAGGCAGCGAAGTCCGGATCGACACGTCCCTTGAGCGTGGGGAAGGGGACAGCGCTTATTTCCGATTTGAGATCCTCGACAACGGCCTTGGTTTGCCACGGGAATCGTTGCGCGCGGTTTTCGATCCGTTTTTTGTGCGGAATCAGGACCCTCAGGGCTTCGGACTGAATCTGATGACCGCTTATTTCATCGTCTATCACCACGGCGGGACGATCCAGATCGAGGACATCGAGCCGCGGGGAACCCGTTTCGTCATTCGCATTCCCGTTTCGCCCCAGGCGCCATGGTCTCAAAATGAAGAGAGCGAGTTCCTGGCCCGCGTGCTGATGAACGACAATCTCTGGGACCGCATCCTGAGGGCGGCCTGA
- a CDS encoding PAS domain-containing protein — protein MELVLAWLTALAAAATAGWMARRWRAAQRDLDLARREQSRLAEAESEARSRSRAQEQALIESMIEGVVVLDARGRITLANAALIRMFKLGQDPAGKSLLEALRHHALQDILRAVEASEDRSVRDFEMELIETPRRFLQVNATSLAGSQGETRGTLLVFHDFTRLKTLEATMKEFVANVSHELRTPLSLIKGYVETLLDGAKDDPAVADKFLRTLERHANRLAFLIDDLLTLSRLESGQLQLNYQWLDLRTLVDHVVEDLQSKSRSRGQTMALEIPEGIKVTADPERIEQVLANLIDNAMKYGSEGGRVVVRASRSGDSTVEVRVVDDGPGIPRESLERVFERFYRVDKARSRDQGGTGLGLSIAKHVVHSHGGRIWVESEFGHGAQFCFTLSTHPPPSQE, from the coding sequence ATGGAACTCGTTCTGGCATGGCTGACCGCGCTGGCGGCGGCGGCAACCGCGGGATGGATGGCCCGGCGATGGCGCGCCGCCCAAAGAGACCTCGACCTCGCGCGGCGCGAGCAAAGCCGCCTGGCCGAGGCCGAATCCGAAGCGCGCTCCCGCTCGCGCGCCCAGGAGCAGGCCCTCATCGAGAGCATGATCGAGGGAGTCGTCGTGCTCGATGCCCGCGGCCGCATCACCCTGGCCAACGCCGCGCTGATTCGCATGTTCAAGCTCGGCCAGGATCCGGCCGGAAAGTCACTGCTCGAGGCGTTAAGGCACCACGCCTTGCAGGACATTCTTCGCGCCGTGGAAGCCAGCGAGGACCGCAGCGTCAGGGACTTTGAGATGGAACTGATCGAAACACCCCGCCGTTTTCTGCAAGTCAACGCCACGTCCCTGGCCGGTTCCCAAGGCGAAACGCGCGGCACCCTGCTCGTCTTTCATGACTTCACGCGGCTCAAGACTCTGGAAGCAACCATGAAGGAGTTCGTCGCCAATGTGAGCCACGAATTGCGGACGCCGCTCTCGCTGATCAAAGGCTACGTGGAAACCTTGCTCGACGGCGCCAAGGACGATCCCGCGGTGGCGGATAAATTTTTGCGCACGCTCGAACGCCACGCCAACCGCCTGGCCTTCTTGATCGACGATCTCCTCACCCTGTCCCGGCTCGAGTCCGGCCAGCTACAGTTGAATTATCAATGGCTGGATCTCCGCACGTTGGTGGACCACGTGGTGGAGGATTTACAGTCGAAGTCCCGGTCCCGCGGCCAGACGATGGCCCTTGAAATCCCCGAAGGCATCAAAGTGACAGCGGATCCGGAACGGATCGAGCAAGTGCTGGCCAATCTCATCGACAACGCCATGAAGTACGGCAGCGAAGGCGGAAGAGTCGTGGTCCGCGCGTCGCGATCTGGTGACTCGACGGTCGAAGTGCGTGTCGTGGATGATGGGCCGGGCATTCCCCGGGAGTCCTTGGAACGGGTGTTTGAGCGATTCTATCGGGTGGACAAGGCACGCTCGCGGGATCAAGGGGGCACCGGACTGGGCTTGTCGATCGCGAAGCATGTGGTTCATTCCCACGGGGGAAGGATCTGGGTGGAAAGCGAGTTCGGCCATGGCGCGCAGTTCTGTTTCACCCTTTCGACGCACCCCCCTCCTTCACAGGAGTGA